The proteins below are encoded in one region of Homo sapiens chromosome 5 genomic patch of type FIX, GRCh38.p14 PATCHES HG2308_PATCH:
- the PCDHB6 gene encoding protocadherin beta-6 isoform 1 precursor (isoform 1 precursor is encoded by transcript variant 1), which produces MMQTKVQNKKRQVAFFILLMLWGEVGSESIQYSVLEETESGTFVANLTKDLGLRVGELASRGARVVFKGNRQHLQFDPQTHDLLLNEKLDREELCGSTEPCVLPFQVLLENPLQFFQASLRVRDINDHAPEFPAREMLLKISEITMPGKIFPLKMAHDLDTGSNGLQRYTISSNPHFHVLTRNRSEGRKFPELVLDKPLDREEQPQLRLTLIALDGGSPPRSGTSEIQIQVLDINDNVPEFAQELYEAQVPENNPLGSLVITVSARDLDAGSFGKVSYALFQVDDVNQPFEINAITGEIRLRKALDFEEIQSYDVDVEATDGGGLSGKCSLVVRVLDVNDNAPELTMSFFISLIPENLPEITVAVFSVSDADSGHNQQVICSIENNLPFLLRPSVENFYTLVTEGALDRESRAEYNITITVTDLGTPRLKTQQSITVQVSDVNDNAPAFTQTSYTLFVRENNSPALHIGSVSATDRDSGINAQVTYSLLPPQDPHLPLSSLVSINADNGHLFALRSLDYEALQSFEFRVGATDRGSPALSSEALVRLLVLDANDNSPFVLYPLQNGSAPCTELVPRAAEPGYLVTKVVAVDGDSGQNAWLSYQLLKATELGLFGVWAHNGEVRTARLLSERDAAKHRLVVLVKDNGEPPRSATATLHVLLVDGFSQPYLPLPEAAPAQAQADSLTVYLVVALASVSSLFLFSVLLFVAVRLCRRSRAASVGRYSVPEGPFPGHLVDVSGTGTLSQSYQYKVCLTGGSETNEFKFLKPIMPNFPPQGTEREMEETPTSRNSFPFS; this is translated from the coding sequence ATGATGCAAACTAAAGTACAGAACAAGAAAAGGCAAGtggctttcttcattttattgatgCTTTGGGGAGAGGTGGGTTCTGAATCGATTCAGTATTCCGTATTGGAGGAGACAGAAAGTGGCACGTTTGTGGCCAACTTGACAAAGGACCTGGGACTGAGGGTGGGGGAGCTGGCTTCGCGGGGCGCTCGGGTTGTTTTCAAAGGGAACAGACAACATTTGCAGTTTGATCCACAGACCCATGATTTACTGCTAAATGAAAAACTGGACCGGGAGGAGCTGTGTGGCTCCACTGAGCCGTGTGTGCTACCTTTCCAAGTGTTACTGGAAAACCCCTTGCAGTTTTTTCAGGCTTCCTTGCGAGTCAGAGATATAAATGACCACGCCCCGGAATTCCCTGCCAGAGAAATGCTCCTGAAAATATCAGAAATTACTATGCcaggaaagatatttcctttgaaaatggcACACGATTTAGACACCGGCAGCAACGGCCTTCAGAGGTACACAATCAGCTCCAACCCTCACTTCCACGTTCTCACCCGCAATCGCAGCGAAGGCAGGAAGTTCCCGGAGCTGGTGCTAGACAAACCGTTGGACCGCGAGGAGCAGCCCCAACTCAGGCTAACGCTGATCGCGCTGGATGGCGGGTCTCCGCCCCGGTCAGGGACCTCCGAGATTCAGATCCAGGTTTTGGACATCAATGACAACGTCCCCGAGTTTGCTCAGGAGCTCTATGAAGCACAAGTCCCTGAGAACAACCCCCTCGGCTCTCTGGTTATTACCGTCTCAGCCAGAGATTTAGATGCAGGATCGTTTGGGAAGGTATCTTACGCCCTGTTTCAAGTCGATGACGTCAACCAACCCTTCGAAATAAACGCAATCACAGGAGAAATTCGGCTGAGAAAGGCTTTGGATTTTGAGGAAATTCAGTCTTATGACGTGGATGTTGAGGCTACAGATGGTGGAGGCCTATCAGGAAAATGCTCTTTAGTCGTCAGGGTCCTGGACGTGAATGACAATGCCCCTGAACTCACCATGTCGTTCTTCATCAGCCTCATCCCAGAAAACTTACCAGAGATCACAGTGGCAGTTTTCAGTGTTTCAGATGCAGACTCTGGACATAACCAACAGGTTATTTGTTCAATAGAGAACAATCTCCCCTTTCTACTAAGACCTTCCGTGGAGAATTTCTACACCCTGGTAACAGAAGGCGCGCTGGACAGAGAGAGCAGAGCCGAGTACAACATCACTATCACGGTCACTGATTTGGGGACACCAAGGCTGAAAACCCAGCAGAGCATAACTGTGCAGGTCTCCGACGTCAATGACAACGCCCCCGCCTTCACCCAAACCTCCTACACCCTGTTCGTCCGCGAGAACAACAGCCCCGCCCTGCACATCGGCAGCGTCAGCGCCACAGACAGAGACTCAGGCATCAACGCCCAGGTCACCTACTCGCTGCTGCCGCCCCAGGACCCGCACCTGCCCCTCTCTTCCCTGGTCTCCATCAACGCGGACAACGGCCACCTGTTTGCCCTCAGGTCGCTGGACTACGAGGCCCTGCAGTCTTTCGAGTTCCGCGTGGGCGCCACAGACCGCGGCTCCCCGGCGTTGAGCAGCGAGGCGCTGGTGCGCTTGCTGGTGCTGGACGCCAACGACAACTCGCCCTTCGTGTTGTACCCGCTGCAGAACGGCTCCGCGCCCTGCACCGAGCTGGTGCCCCGGGCGGCCGAGCCGGGCTACCTGGTGACCAAGGTGGTGGCGGTGGACGGCGACTCGGGCCAGAACGCCTGGCTGTCGTACCAGCTGCTCAAGGCCACGGAGCTCGGTCTGTTCGGCGTGTGGGCGCACAATGGCGAGGTGCGCACCGCCAGGCTGCTGAGCGAGCGAGACGCAGCCAAGCACAGGCTGGTGGTGCTTGTCAAGGACAATGGCGAGCCTCCGCGCTCGGCCACCGCCACGCTGCACGTGCTCCTGGTGGACGGCTTCTCCCAGCCCTACCTGCCTCTCCCTGAGGCGGCCCCGGCCCAAGCCCAGGCCGACTCTCTCACCGTCTACCTGGTGGTGGCGTTGGCCTCGGTGTCGTCGCTCTTCCTCTTTTCGGTGCTCCTGTTCGTGGCGGTGCGGCTGTGCAGGAGGAGCAGGGCGGCCTCGGTGGGTCGCTACTCGGTGCCCGAGGGTCCCTTTCCAGGGCATCTGGTGGATGTGAGCGGCACCGGGACCCTATCCCAGAGCTACCAGTACAAGGTGTGTCTGACGGGAGGCTCAGAAACAAATGAGTTCAAGTTCCTGAAGCCGATTATGCCCAACTTCCCTCCTCAGGGCACtgagagagaaatggaagaaacCCCCACCTCTCGGAATAGCTTCCCGTTCAGTTAA
- the PCDHB6 gene encoding protocadherin beta-6 isoform 2 (isoform 2 is encoded by transcript variant 2) gives MLLKISEITMPGKIFPLKMAHDLDTGSNGLQRYTISSNPHFHVLTRNRSEGRKFPELVLDKPLDREEQPQLRLTLIALDGGSPPRSGTSEIQIQVLDINDNVPEFAQELYEAQVPENNPLGSLVITVSARDLDAGSFGKVSYALFQVDDVNQPFEINAITGEIRLRKALDFEEIQSYDVDVEATDGGGLSGKCSLVVRVLDVNDNAPELTMSFFISLIPENLPEITVAVFSVSDADSGHNQQVICSIENNLPFLLRPSVENFYTLVTEGALDRESRAEYNITITVTDLGTPRLKTQQSITVQVSDVNDNAPAFTQTSYTLFVRENNSPALHIGSVSATDRDSGINAQVTYSLLPPQDPHLPLSSLVSINADNGHLFALRSLDYEALQSFEFRVGATDRGSPALSSEALVRLLVLDANDNSPFVLYPLQNGSAPCTELVPRAAEPGYLVTKVVAVDGDSGQNAWLSYQLLKATELGLFGVWAHNGEVRTARLLSERDAAKHRLVVLVKDNGEPPRSATATLHVLLVDGFSQPYLPLPEAAPAQAQADSLTVYLVVALASVSSLFLFSVLLFVAVRLCRRSRAASVGRYSVPEGPFPGHLVDVSGTGTLSQSYQYKVCLTGGSETNEFKFLKPIMPNFPPQGTEREMEETPTSRNSFPFS, from the coding sequence ATGCTCCTGAAAATATCAGAAATTACTATGCcaggaaagatatttcctttgaaaatggcACACGATTTAGACACCGGCAGCAACGGCCTTCAGAGGTACACAATCAGCTCCAACCCTCACTTCCACGTTCTCACCCGCAATCGCAGCGAAGGCAGGAAGTTCCCGGAGCTGGTGCTAGACAAACCGTTGGACCGCGAGGAGCAGCCCCAACTCAGGCTAACGCTGATCGCGCTGGATGGCGGGTCTCCGCCCCGGTCAGGGACCTCCGAGATTCAGATCCAGGTTTTGGACATCAATGACAACGTCCCCGAGTTTGCTCAGGAGCTCTATGAAGCACAAGTCCCTGAGAACAACCCCCTCGGCTCTCTGGTTATTACCGTCTCAGCCAGAGATTTAGATGCAGGATCGTTTGGGAAGGTATCTTACGCCCTGTTTCAAGTCGATGACGTCAACCAACCCTTCGAAATAAACGCAATCACAGGAGAAATTCGGCTGAGAAAGGCTTTGGATTTTGAGGAAATTCAGTCTTATGACGTGGATGTTGAGGCTACAGATGGTGGAGGCCTATCAGGAAAATGCTCTTTAGTCGTCAGGGTCCTGGACGTGAATGACAATGCCCCTGAACTCACCATGTCGTTCTTCATCAGCCTCATCCCAGAAAACTTACCAGAGATCACAGTGGCAGTTTTCAGTGTTTCAGATGCAGACTCTGGACATAACCAACAGGTTATTTGTTCAATAGAGAACAATCTCCCCTTTCTACTAAGACCTTCCGTGGAGAATTTCTACACCCTGGTAACAGAAGGCGCGCTGGACAGAGAGAGCAGAGCCGAGTACAACATCACTATCACGGTCACTGATTTGGGGACACCAAGGCTGAAAACCCAGCAGAGCATAACTGTGCAGGTCTCCGACGTCAATGACAACGCCCCCGCCTTCACCCAAACCTCCTACACCCTGTTCGTCCGCGAGAACAACAGCCCCGCCCTGCACATCGGCAGCGTCAGCGCCACAGACAGAGACTCAGGCATCAACGCCCAGGTCACCTACTCGCTGCTGCCGCCCCAGGACCCGCACCTGCCCCTCTCTTCCCTGGTCTCCATCAACGCGGACAACGGCCACCTGTTTGCCCTCAGGTCGCTGGACTACGAGGCCCTGCAGTCTTTCGAGTTCCGCGTGGGCGCCACAGACCGCGGCTCCCCGGCGTTGAGCAGCGAGGCGCTGGTGCGCTTGCTGGTGCTGGACGCCAACGACAACTCGCCCTTCGTGTTGTACCCGCTGCAGAACGGCTCCGCGCCCTGCACCGAGCTGGTGCCCCGGGCGGCCGAGCCGGGCTACCTGGTGACCAAGGTGGTGGCGGTGGACGGCGACTCGGGCCAGAACGCCTGGCTGTCGTACCAGCTGCTCAAGGCCACGGAGCTCGGTCTGTTCGGCGTGTGGGCGCACAATGGCGAGGTGCGCACCGCCAGGCTGCTGAGCGAGCGAGACGCAGCCAAGCACAGGCTGGTGGTGCTTGTCAAGGACAATGGCGAGCCTCCGCGCTCGGCCACCGCCACGCTGCACGTGCTCCTGGTGGACGGCTTCTCCCAGCCCTACCTGCCTCTCCCTGAGGCGGCCCCGGCCCAAGCCCAGGCCGACTCTCTCACCGTCTACCTGGTGGTGGCGTTGGCCTCGGTGTCGTCGCTCTTCCTCTTTTCGGTGCTCCTGTTCGTGGCGGTGCGGCTGTGCAGGAGGAGCAGGGCGGCCTCGGTGGGTCGCTACTCGGTGCCCGAGGGTCCCTTTCCAGGGCATCTGGTGGATGTGAGCGGCACCGGGACCCTATCCCAGAGCTACCAGTACAAGGTGTGTCTGACGGGAGGCTCAGAAACAAATGAGTTCAAGTTCCTGAAGCCGATTATGCCCAACTTCCCTCCTCAGGGCACtgagagagaaatggaagaaacCCCCACCTCTCGGAATAGCTTCCCGTTCAGTTAA